Genomic window (Ureibacillus composti):
AATGACACTATCTGGAATTCCAATTCCTTCTACTTTATTTCTTTCAAAGTTTCGGTGTTCAATCTCTCCTGGAAGATAAATTTCATTTGCCCCTTCTACTAAAGGAGTATTTTTGATATAGGCAATATATTGGTCTACTAAACCTTTAAATTGTTCCACTTGCATAAAGCCATCAATTTTAATTCCTAAAAAGAAATGACTGATATCATTTGGTTTATCTAAATCCTGATACATGGAATTGATTTGCTCTCCGATTGCACCATTGCTTAATAATGCTGACAATAGGTCGACGATAACTGATAAACCATATCCTTTTGGCCCACCTACCGGAAAGAGGAATCCACCATTTACGACTTCGTCTGGATCTGTTGTCGGGTTCCCTTTGGCATTTAAAGCCCATCCTTCTGGTATAGATTCATTTTTGCTTTTTGCATTCAATATTTTCCCAAGTGGGACAACACTTGTTGCCATATCAAGAACAATTGATGGACTTTCTCCCGCTGGAGCAGCAAATGAGATTGGATTATTTCCAACTCTTGCCTCTGTACCGCCTGGAGGAGGCATTAAAGGTTCTACATTACTTACAGATAGTCCAATCATATTATGTTCAGCTAATTGCATTGCCCAATACGCAGCAGCTCCATAATGGTTGCTTCTGCGAATAGCAACAGCAGATATCTTCGAACTTTCAGATTTTTCAATTAGTTCTTGAATTGCTTCCTGAGCCACTACATGACCTAGTCCATGATCACCGTCTATTACAATCGTCGAATCCGTTTCAAATACTTTTTTAATATCCGGATTCGCCTTAATTTTTCCGTTCTCAAGACGCTTAACGTATACGGGAAGTCTTAGAATTCCGTGACTGCTCACACCTCTTAGGTCAGCTGTAATTAGTGACTGGGCAACTGTCTCTGCATGTTCTAAAGAAACACCTTGATGTTCAAGAATTAAACTTCCGAGCTTTTTTAGATTTTGAGATTCATATTTTTTTACTGTCATGACGATACCACCTCATTGTCTTTATTTATAATTATCGTTTTTTCATTTTCTTTTAATAAGAATGTGTAAACAAGGAATGCAATACCGGCAATAATTCCTGCAATGACTAACCCTCCAACAAAGCTTTTAAAATAGCCAACAATGAAGCCTGTCATGATTGGTGCAATCCATCCAGCAATATTACCAACGAAATTTTGGAGTCCGGCAAGCGTACCTACTGTGCCCTCTGGTGCAATGTCTGTCAAAATCGCCCATGTTCCACTGTTTGCAAACATCATTCCACCGATTGATATGGAGATTAAAGCTAAGGCAAGTCCTACATTCGATACGAATCCTGCAGGAATAATCGCTAAGCAAAACAACATTCCAATCGACATTACTGTTCGTCTAGCTGCGATTGGTCTCCACCCTCTCTTAACAAGTCGATCAGAGATTAAACCGCCGCAAATTGCTCCAATCGATGCTACTACCCATGGAATTACTGAATTGAAACCTGCTTTAAGCAAGCTCATATCTCGTTCCATAACTAAATAAGTTGGAAGCCAAGTTAGCATCATATAAAGTAAGTAGTTTTGGGAGAAAAGTCCATACATACAGCACCAAACATTCTTAATTTTTAAAAGTTCGTACCATTTTACTTTAGATTCACTAACTACTGTTTGCTCCATTTTTCCTTCTTGAATATGTTGTAACTCAGCCTCGCTCATCTTACTGTCTGCTGGATTGTTTTTAAAATAGTACAACCAGATTGGTACCCAAAGGAGGCCTACCGCACCTGTGAGGATAAAGGCCATTTGCCAACCCCAACTCCCAATAATCCAAGCAAGTAACGGTGTAGAAAGGCCGGCTCCCGTAGCAATACCCATTGTAAAAATCCCATTCGCAATTCCACGTTCCTTCGATGGCAACCAGTCCTTGATCACTCTCGTGTTTGTTGGAAATGCAGGAGATTCACCAATTCCCATCATCGCTCGGATACCAAGTAGTAATCCTAGCGAACGACCGCCTGCTGTAGCAATCGTACATAGCGACCACCAAACAATCGCGATTGCATAGGTCACCTTTGCACCAAATTTATCTACAATAGGGCCGACTGGAATTTGCATTAACGTATATGTCCAGAAAAAGGCCGACCCCAAAAGTCCAAATTGAACAGTTGTCAAACTTAAATCTTCCATCATTTGAGGACCCGCAATGCCCAATACAGCCCGGTCCATATAGTTGATCGAGGTAGCCAAGTACAATAATAGGACGACTCCCCACCTTAATTTTGTTTTCATATATATCTCCTCCAAATGGTGTATCCGCTTACATTTTCAGTAATAATCGAATCAAACATAGATTGGTAGATTGGATGATATTATGTTATAATTATAATGTAGTTATTTTTTCACAGCTGTCGTTGATTCTCGCAAAAACACGGCAGCATTTTATTTTCTTTGGTATATTTCGATAAAGCTCTTTTTTGTTTTTTCAAGGTGTGATACTAATAGCTCTTCTCCGTTACCTTGTTCTAATGCCCGAATAATCGCCCAATGCTCTTCAACCACTTCCAAACGGCGATCCTGCTTGAACAATACATGTATCCCGATTCGCAGCATCATCTCAGATACTTCTTCATACGTAGAAATGAGTCTTTTATTATTTGTTAACCTATAAAGCTCCGCATGATATTCCCGATCTTCAGACATAAATTCAATATCTGTCATTTCTCCAATATGCTCCTCCATGTGCTTTGTAAGAGAATACAATTTCTCAAATGAAACTTTTCGATCTTGTAAATGTTTGACAATCGCAGGTTCCACAATCATCCTCATTTCAAACACTTCATCGATATCTTCCATGGTAATTGGTTTTACGTATGTACCTGTATAGGGTACTGTATATAACCAATTATTGGCTTCAAGTATTTGGACAGCTTCTCTAAATGGTGTGCGGCTGATCCCGAACCTTTCTTTTGCAACTTTTTCCGTTATCATGTCGCCATCTTTAAGAACGCCATCGATAATTGCATCACGTATGATTTCCATAGCTTGTACCTTCAGTGGTTTCATAGACATTGCATATAACTTCACAATCTCACCTCCTTGTATTTGATAGACGTTCAAAATATATGATTCAGAATATATTATATATTCTGAATCATATATGATATATTCTAGCATATTTTACTAGTTTTACAATACAATTCCGTATAAAAATTCTGAAAACCGAAATAGCTCGATTGTAATAGAGATGTTCCATATTCTTAATTGTTTTAAAATGTTGTTAAATAATGAAAAAAAGAGCGTGTTTTGAACAAGAGTTCAAACACGCTCACGTAAATATATATTGTTTCATTTCATAAAAAAATATTAAATATATATCCCCTTTAATCATTAAGATGATGGTACTTTCTTTTCTCAAATTATCATTAGTAGAGACATGGAAATAAACGAGATTCCACTTATGCTCTACTTAATAAAAACTACACCTTTAAGCTAGCTTCGTTTTTTATAAAGGTTAAGATGTGATCAATAAACGGCTCCGTCTTTTCAATTTGAGTCCAATGGCCACACTCATTAAATACATGCAATTCTGCGTGAGGTAATAATTGAATTAAGCGATAACTCGTCTCTTCGATTGGAATTACTTGGTCGTTTAAACCATGGAAAATTAATGTTTTTACCTCAATTTGTTTGATTTGCTCATCCTCTAACGCCATTTCATCTAATTTATTTTGGCGTGGTGCTTGGAACATGGCTGCAAAAGCCTCTTTCACATCTGGTCGAATACTCGCCTCATAGCGCAAACGTACAAGTTCTTCATTGTTTGCTGCTGCTTGGTCATAGGAGAATAATTTAATAAGATTTCTCATGGAATCCAAGCTTGGCTCATAACCCCATACTTGATCTAAGCCTTCAGAAATTTGATGCTTTGTGCCAACACTACCCATTAAGATTAGTTTTTTCACTAAATCTGGTCTGCGATACGCGATATGTAGCGATAATGCACCCCCGAAAGAATTCCCTACTAAATATACTGGTTCGTTTGATACGGCTTCGATAAAACCGATTAAGTGTTCTACCCATAAGTCAATATGATAATTATGATCTGCTAATTTATCTGTTTCTCCAAAGCCAATAATATCTGGGGCAAAAACTTGATATGATTCACTTAACCGTGGAATGACTAAACGCCAGTTTGCAAAGGCTGATACGCCAGGACCTGAACCATGAATTAATATGATTTTTTCATCCCCAGTCCCTTCTTCATGATAATGTGTATTAATCCCATTAATATTGATGAATTTTGAAGCAATGATCATATAAATCTCCCCTTTTCAATTTGGCATAAGACTTTAGTCACAATGTGAGGGTGGGACAGGGTGCCTGTCCCCGTGTCCCTACCCGTGTCCCTATTAAACTAGTACGTCAGACTTTACAGGTGTTCCATATTTGAAGAATTCTTGAGGTAAGTTAGAGCCATGCCAGATAATCGCTTTCTCTAAATCTTTGCCTTTCCATTCAATTGTTCTCCATGCT
Coding sequences:
- a CDS encoding MFS transporter, with protein sequence MKTKLRWGVVLLLYLATSINYMDRAVLGIAGPQMMEDLSLTTVQFGLLGSAFFWTYTLMQIPVGPIVDKFGAKVTYAIAIVWWSLCTIATAGGRSLGLLLGIRAMMGIGESPAFPTNTRVIKDWLPSKERGIANGIFTMGIATGAGLSTPLLAWIIGSWGWQMAFILTGAVGLLWVPIWLYYFKNNPADSKMSEAELQHIQEGKMEQTVVSESKVKWYELLKIKNVWCCMYGLFSQNYLLYMMLTWLPTYLVMERDMSLLKAGFNSVIPWVVASIGAICGGLISDRLVKRGWRPIAARRTVMSIGMLFCLAIIPAGFVSNVGLALALISISIGGMMFANSGTWAILTDIAPEGTVGTLAGLQNFVGNIAGWIAPIMTGFIVGYFKSFVGGLVIAGIIAGIAFLVYTFLLKENEKTIIINKDNEVVSS
- a CDS encoding alpha/beta hydrolase is translated as MIIASKFININGINTHYHEEGTGDEKIILIHGSGPGVSAFANWRLVIPRLSESYQVFAPDIIGFGETDKLADHNYHIDLWVEHLIGFIEAVSNEPVYLVGNSFGGALSLHIAYRRPDLVKKLILMGSVGTKHQISEGLDQVWGYEPSLDSMRNLIKLFSYDQAAANNEELVRLRYEASIRPDVKEAFAAMFQAPRQNKLDEMALEDEQIKQIEVKTLIFHGLNDQVIPIEETSYRLIQLLPHAELHVFNECGHWTQIEKTEPFIDHILTFIKNEASLKV
- a CDS encoding Ldh family oxidoreductase, with the translated sequence MTVKKYESQNLKKLGSLILEHQGVSLEHAETVAQSLITADLRGVSSHGILRLPVYVKRLENGKIKANPDIKKVFETDSTIVIDGDHGLGHVVAQEAIQELIEKSESSKISAVAIRRSNHYGAAAYWAMQLAEHNMIGLSVSNVEPLMPPPGGTEARVGNNPISFAAPAGESPSIVLDMATSVVPLGKILNAKSKNESIPEGWALNAKGNPTTDPDEVVNGGFLFPVGGPKGYGLSVIVDLLSALLSNGAIGEQINSMYQDLDKPNDISHFFLGIKIDGFMQVEQFKGLVDQYIAYIKNTPLVEGANEIYLPGEIEHRNFERNKVEGIGIPDSVISELVELATKAGINQELITQLTSPLEVVAN
- a CDS encoding GntR family transcriptional regulator, with translation MKLYAMSMKPLKVQAMEIIRDAIIDGVLKDGDMITEKVAKERFGISRTPFREAVQILEANNWLYTVPYTGTYVKPITMEDIDEVFEMRMIVEPAIVKHLQDRKVSFEKLYSLTKHMEEHIGEMTDIEFMSEDREYHAELYRLTNNKRLISTYEEVSEMMLRIGIHVLFKQDRRLEVVEEHWAIIRALEQGNGEELLVSHLEKTKKSFIEIYQRK